GCAAAGGCAGTATTTTGGGCGACAAAACGCGCATGGAAGATTTGGTAAAAATCAAAAATGCATTTATCAGACCTTCGCCTTCGGGAGATTCACTTGGTGGTGTTGCACGTAAAACTCGCGAAACTATTATTCTTTGTGAAGCTGCAGGTTTTGATACGCTTTTGATTGAAACTGTTGGCGTAGGACAGAGTGAAACAGCTGTACATAGTATGGTCGATTTCTTTTTGTTATTAAAACTTGCTGGTGCTGGAGACGAACTTCAAGGTATAAAACGTGGTATTATCGAAATGGCAGATGCTATTGTCATTAACAAAGCTGATGGAGAAAACGTAAAAGCAGCAAAATCTGCTAAGCTAGAGTTTAATCGGGCATTACACTTATATCCGGAAAAAGCCTCGGGTTGGACTCCAAAAACAGCTTTATGTAGCGCATTACATAATGAAGGCATCTCTGAAGTTTGGGAAATGATAACCAATTATGTTTCTAACACTAAAGAGACTAATTATTTTGATAGTCATCGCACTGAACAAAATAAATTCTGGTTACTACAAACCATAGAAGAACGCTTAAAGTCTAACTTCTATAATAAATCTGAAATAAAATCCGAACTACAAAAACAGATTGAACTTATCGAATCTGGAAAGACAACACCTTTTAATGCTGCTGAGTACTTATTAGGACTATAAACCCTAAAGAAAATTTTCCTGAAACCATTTAACCTGAGCCTCAACACTTTCTAATAAAGTTGTTTGTGGATTATAACCTAAAAGATTTCTAGCTTTATCAATATTAGCTTTTGTTCGGAGTTGGTCTCCAGCTCGTTTTGGCTTAATATCTATCTCGATAGGTTTTCCTAAAACTTTAGAAACTGCATCAATACCATCTTGTGTGGTATGCTCTACCTCTGTACCAAGGTTGATAATCTCGCCATCTACCTTGGCTTCATTACCCACAACACTTACAATACCATCAATAATATCGCCTACATAGGTAAAACTTCTTAGATGTTTATCGCTTCCTTCAAATAGAGGAAAAGCTTGACCCTTTATACCTAAATCAATAAGTTTAGTATACATCTTTTCAGGTCGTTCTCTTGGACCAATGACAGAATATAATCGTAAACTACAAGCTTGCATTTGATTTTCTCTACTTTTTTGAAGTACCAATTGTTCAGCTGCGAGTTTAGTAACACCATAATGCGACGCTGGTTTTGGAGCAACATCTTCCGAAAAAGTTGCTTGTAGACCATAAATTGAGGATGTTCCAATATTTACAAAAAGTTTAAGCGACTTACAGCTTAATGCAAAATCAACAAGATTTTTTGTAGCGATTACATTATTAGAAAAATAATCTTCAAAAGTTGAAGTTTGAGAAATCCCAGGTTGAGCGGCGAAATGAAATATATAATCGAAATCAGTATCTAATGTCTTTCCAAAATCTTCGGAACGCAAGTCCGTTTTTATAATCTTTGCGCCTTTTGTTTCAACAGCGTTTGCGTTTAGTGTTTTTAAGTCTAGACTGTAATAGTCTGAAAAATTATCAATTCCGACTACAGAATGTCCTAAATCCAAAAAACGCTCAGCACAATGCGAACCAATAAAACCAGCAACTCCGGTAATTAATATTTTCATGTTGACTTAAACTATGCGTTACAAAGTAACAGCTTTTTTTTGTTTTAATCCTATGCTCCAAAAAGTAAACTAAAAAGAATATTTTTATCGTAATAAAGTTGAATCTAAAATGAGTCGCACATTTACAATTATAATTCCTGTTTATAATGAGGAAGATAACCTAGAACGCCTTGAGATGGCATTATTAAACTTTCTCAATAGAGTATCTATACCTACTTCTATACTCTTTGTAAATGATGGGTCTACGGATAATAGTAAAACAATGATTGAATCTATTTGTTTACGTAACAATGCGTTTAACTTTATCTCCATTAAAACAAATAAAGGTCTAAGCACTGCATTAAAAGCAGGTTTTGATTTTGTTGACAGCGATTTGATTGGGTATATGGATGCTGACCTTCAAACATCACCAGAAGACTTTAATTTATTACTTAAGCACATTGACGATTATCACCTAATAACTGGAGTTAGATTAAGTAGAAAGGATACTTTTTTTAAAAAAATAACTTCAAAAACAGCTAATGTTGTTAGACGCATTTTTACGCGAGATGGCATGGATGACACCGGTTGTCCGTTAAAAGTTATTCATTCAGACTACGCAAAACGCATCCCAATGTTTAGAGGACTACATCGTTTCTTACCTGCTATGATATTACTACAAAATGGAAAAATAAAACAAGTACCTATCAGGCACTTTTCAAGGATTAAAGGGAAATCAAAATTTAGTCTAAGGAATAGATTTTTTGGACCATTAATAGATTGTTTTGCTTATCTATGGATGAAAAAAAAATATGTCAACTATACTATTGAGTAGAAGAAGTCATCGGAAAATACTTTTTGGCAATAACACCATAAAGTTTATAAAAACCAAAACCAGAAATAGCTCCGAATGTCATACCACAAATGATATCAATAGGAAAATGCACTCCAACATATATGCGGCTGTAAGCTACTGTTGCACTCCAAAATAAAAGTATAAATATTAAATTTTTATAATACGGTCTTAATATAAGTCCACCAAATACAGCAGCTGCCATCGAATTAGAAGCATGTCCTGAGAAAAAGCTACGATTTGTACTACAACGCTCTGCAATATAACGTATGGTATCCATTATTTCTTCGCAAGCACATGGCCTAAATCGCAATACCGAACGCTTAACAACATTTGTCATCTGATCTGTAAATGTTATCATAGCTGCAATTACAACTGCCATAACTAATAGCTTTTGCCAACCATATTTCCTATAAATAAGAGTTAGTAATATGGCGTAAAGTGGTATGAAGGTTAATTTATCTGTTATGACCAACCATAGTCCATCCCATGTTTCACTTCCTAAACTGTTTAGAAAAACAAATAATTGAGTATCGTAATCTAATAATTGCTCTAACATTAATCGTCGTATCTAGCTACTTCTCTATCGTAAAAATCTGTGGCTTGCTGAATATAATTTTCAGTCTCAGTTTCAAGTTCCTTTTGATCGTGCTGATCAAATTCTTCAAACCACTCGACTTCATCGTTTTCAAGATTAATTATAAATCTTGGAAACTCTGTATGAATGATAAATATAGCGTTTGGATAATCTGTATTATCGCCAAGTATAAATTTTGGTAACTCCATAATTTTAATTTACGTTTTTTAATATTAAACGCTTTGTCAAATATACAAACCTTATGTATAATAAAATCGCTGCAGAAGTTAATCCTGCTAATAATCCAATCCATATACCCAAGCTACCATAAGCGTCTGCCTTTCCTAAAAAATAACTAATAGGAAAACCTATTAACCAATAAGCAATAAAAGTTATTATAGTTGGTATATAAACGTCTTGAAGTCCACGTAACGCTCCTAAAACTATAACTTGTAAACTGTCTGTAATTTGGAATACAGCAGCAGCTAATAATAAAGTCGCAGCAATTTTAACAACTTCAGCAGTATCCAAAGCGTTAACTGGGTCATCAAAATCTACATACAGATTAGGCAGCATACTATTAAAGATTACAAAGACCAAAGCAAATATTACAGCGAAAATAAAACCTAGGAAAAATATAGATTCGGCTATTCTTTTTAAGGCTTTAAAATCCTTAAGTCCTTTTTGATTTCCTACACGAATCATTGCCGCTACACTTAATCCCATAGCAACCATAAATGTCATTGAAGATAAGTTAAGCGCTATCTGATTAGCTGCTTGAGCGTTTCGACCTAATGTTCCGCTAAGCCAAATAGCTGCAGTAAATATTCCTACTTCAAAAAACATTTGCATAGCACTTGGCAAGCCTAAATTGGTAAGTTTTTTCAGAGCTTGCTTTGTTAATGTGAAGAAATTTATCCCAGTAACATAAAGTCTAGATTTTTCACGCTTAGACAATAAAAACCATAAATAAAATAGCATTACAAAACGTGACACTAATGTTCCAACTGCTGCTCCAACAATTCCCATTTGAGGAAAACCAAACTTTCCAAAAATCAATATATAATTGATTATTACATTTAACACATTAGCAATTATAGTAGCATACATCGGATATTTTGTCAAGGACATACCATCACTAAACTGCTTAAATGCTTGAAAAATAATTAATGGCACTAATGAAAAAGCAACCAAATCTAAATAAGGTAATGCCAGAACAACCACTTCTTCAGGTTGATCCATAATGTACATTAGGGGCTTGGCAAATAATAGTAATACAAAAAGTATAAGTGATAAAAGTGTACATAAAAATAAGCCGTGTTTGAAGGCTGATTTTCCTTTCTCAAAATTTCCTTCGGTATCTGCTTCTGCTACTAATGGTGTAATTGCAGTTGAAAAACCGATACCAATTGACATAGCAATAAAAATAAAACTATTACCCAAAGATACTGCTGCTAATTCTGCAGCACCCAATTGACCTACCATAACGTTATCCACGAAACTGACAAACGTATGACCAAGCATACCCAAAATCACTGGTGTTGCTAACTTTAAGTTGTATGAAAATTCTTTGGTGTAGTTGCTTAAAACCATGGCGCAAAAGTAGCAGTTTTGCTTTTAGAAAAATACGCATTATAAATCTATTTATATTACAGAATAGCAATACACTTCTTAGCCTCCTCAAATTCAGCAACCATTTCCTCAACAATTTTAGAAACAGGTTTTATATCATGAATTAATCCTGCAATTTGACCAATCTCCAATTCACCATCTTCTAAATCGCCTTCAAACATACCCCGTTTGGCGCGTGCACGCCCAAGTAATTCTTTTAGTTGCTCTGGTGTTGGTCCAGTCTTATATAATTCTTGAACCTCATTATAGAATTTATTTTTTATCAAACGTACTGGCGCTAATTCTTTTAAGGTCAGCTGCGTATCACCTTCTTTAGCATCAACAACAACTTCCTTAAAAGCTTTGTGCGCAGAAGATTCGTCACTAGCGACAAAACGACTTCCAACTTGTACGCCATCTGCTCCTAAAATCATAGTAGCTAACATAGCTTTACCAGTAGCAATACCACCAGCTGCAATAAGCGGAATACTTAACTGCTCTTTTACCATTGGAATTAATGTCAGTGTTGTTGTTTCGTCACGGCCATTGTGACCACCAGCTTCAAAACCTTCTGCAACTATAGCATCCACACCTGCTGCTTCTGCCTTAAGTGCAAATTTGACACTGCTTACCACATGAACAACAGTTATACCTCTATCCTGTAACCACTTGGTCCATGTCTTTGGATTGCCCGCAGAAGTAAAAACAATCTTGACGCCTTCTTCTAGAATGATATCCATAATCTCTTCAATATTTGGATATAGCATAGGTACATTGACTCCAAAAGGTTTATCTGTTGCTACTTTACATTTTTGAATATGTTCTCGTAAGACATCTGGGTACATTGAACCTGCACCAATAAGACCTAATATTCCTGAATTACTAGCAGCAGAAGCTAAACGCCAGCCACTATTCCAAATCATACCAGCTTGAATGATTGGATATTTTATATTAAAAAGTTCAGTGATTTTATTTGCCATTAATTTGATTATTTAATGGCATAAAGTTAAGGAAAAGATACTTCGACAAGCTCAGTATCGTATTAAATTATAAGCTTGAAATATTATGAAATAACACCCGAACCAATTAATTCGTCATCTAGATACCAAGCTACAAATTGTCCTTCTGTAATTGCGGATTGTTTATTTTCAAATTCAACATATAAACCTGATGCTACTTTGTGAAGTGTAGCATTTTCTAAAACTTGACGATAACGAATACGAGCTTTGACTTGCATGTTTTCGCCATCTGATAATTGTAAATCTTCACGAACCCAATGTAACTCTTCATTTTTTACAAATAAAACAGAACGGTATAATCCAGGATGTTTATTTCCTTGCCCTGTGTAAATAACATTTTCGTTGACATCGGTATCTATTACAAAAAGAGGCTCTACAGTTCCACCAACTGCCAAACCTTTGCGTTGTCCTTTGGTAAAATAATGTGCGCCTTGATGCTTACCAACAACTTTACCGTCAGAAGTAGAATACTGTATTTTATTAGCATG
This DNA window, taken from Winogradskyella sp. PC-19, encodes the following:
- the meaB gene encoding methylmalonyl Co-A mutase-associated GTPase MeaB: MAKSDTSKTSVLNEKEGIKAPNSLSSVSAKAIKSKRQKQPSVDDLVKGIIDGNITALSRAITLVESTNPKHSKKANKIVTACLPYANNSIRVGITGVPGVGKSTFIEALGKYLTHQNKKVAVLAVDPSSSLSKGSILGDKTRMEDLVKIKNAFIRPSPSGDSLGGVARKTRETIILCEAAGFDTLLIETVGVGQSETAVHSMVDFFLLLKLAGAGDELQGIKRGIIEMADAIVINKADGENVKAAKSAKLEFNRALHLYPEKASGWTPKTALCSALHNEGISEVWEMITNYVSNTKETNYFDSHRTEQNKFWLLQTIEERLKSNFYNKSEIKSELQKQIELIESGKTTPFNAAEYLLGL
- a CDS encoding MATE family efflux transporter, which produces MVLSNYTKEFSYNLKLATPVILGMLGHTFVSFVDNVMVGQLGAAELAAVSLGNSFIFIAMSIGIGFSTAITPLVAEADTEGNFEKGKSAFKHGLFLCTLLSLILFVLLLFAKPLMYIMDQPEEVVVLALPYLDLVAFSLVPLIIFQAFKQFSDGMSLTKYPMYATIIANVLNVIINYILIFGKFGFPQMGIVGAAVGTLVSRFVMLFYLWFLLSKREKSRLYVTGINFFTLTKQALKKLTNLGLPSAMQMFFEVGIFTAAIWLSGTLGRNAQAANQIALNLSSMTFMVAMGLSVAAMIRVGNQKGLKDFKALKRIAESIFFLGFIFAVIFALVFVIFNSMLPNLYVDFDDPVNALDTAEVVKIAATLLLAAAVFQITDSLQVIVLGALRGLQDVYIPTIITFIAYWLIGFPISYFLGKADAYGSLGIWIGLLAGLTSAAILLYIRFVYLTKRLILKNVN
- a CDS encoding glycosyltransferase, whose translation is MSRTFTIIIPVYNEEDNLERLEMALLNFLNRVSIPTSILFVNDGSTDNSKTMIESICLRNNAFNFISIKTNKGLSTALKAGFDFVDSDLIGYMDADLQTSPEDFNLLLKHIDDYHLITGVRLSRKDTFFKKITSKTANVVRRIFTRDGMDDTGCPLKVIHSDYAKRIPMFRGLHRFLPAMILLQNGKIKQVPIRHFSRIKGKSKFSLRNRFFGPLIDCFAYLWMKKKYVNYTIE
- a CDS encoding NAD-dependent epimerase/dehydratase family protein gives rise to the protein MKILITGVAGFIGSHCAERFLDLGHSVVGIDNFSDYYSLDLKTLNANAVETKGAKIIKTDLRSEDFGKTLDTDFDYIFHFAAQPGISQTSTFEDYFSNNVIATKNLVDFALSCKSLKLFVNIGTSSIYGLQATFSEDVAPKPASHYGVTKLAAEQLVLQKSRENQMQACSLRLYSVIGPRERPEKMYTKLIDLGIKGQAFPLFEGSDKHLRSFTYVGDIIDGIVSVVGNEAKVDGEIINLGTEVEHTTQDGIDAVSKVLGKPIEIDIKPKRAGDQLRTKANIDKARNLLGYNPQTTLLESVEAQVKWFQENFL
- a CDS encoding phosphatase PAP2 family protein, with translation MLEQLLDYDTQLFVFLNSLGSETWDGLWLVITDKLTFIPLYAILLTLIYRKYGWQKLLVMAVVIAAMITFTDQMTNVVKRSVLRFRPCACEEIMDTIRYIAERCSTNRSFFSGHASNSMAAAVFGGLILRPYYKNLIFILLFWSATVAYSRIYVGVHFPIDIICGMTFGAISGFGFYKLYGVIAKKYFPMTSSTQ
- a CDS encoding NAD(P)H-dependent flavin oxidoreductase; this encodes MANKITELFNIKYPIIQAGMIWNSGWRLASAASNSGILGLIGAGSMYPDVLREHIQKCKVATDKPFGVNVPMLYPNIEEIMDIILEEGVKIVFTSAGNPKTWTKWLQDRGITVVHVVSSVKFALKAEAAGVDAIVAEGFEAGGHNGRDETTTLTLIPMVKEQLSIPLIAAGGIATGKAMLATMILGADGVQVGSRFVASDESSAHKAFKEVVVDAKEGDTQLTLKELAPVRLIKNKFYNEVQELYKTGPTPEQLKELLGRARAKRGMFEGDLEDGELEIGQIAGLIHDIKPVSKIVEEMVAEFEEAKKCIAIL